The sequence CAGTGACTATTTTGGACATTCAAAAAACAGTTGGTGAGCATTACAACATCCGTCTAGAAGATTTTACTGCGAAGAAGAGAACACGTGCCATTGCTTTTCCACGTCAAATTGCCATGTACTTGTCACGCGAGCTGACCGATTTTTCTTTGCCAAAGATTGGCTCTGAATTCGGAGGACGCGATCACTCAACGGTCATCCATGCACATGAAAAAATCTCCAAACAATTGAAAGATGATTCTAATTTGCAGCAGGATGTACAAGATATAAAAGCAATCTTAGGTCGAAGCTGATTCATCCACATGTGCATAACTCAAAAAAATGAAACAAGTTACAAACATTCTGTGCACATGTGTATAGCTTTGGTGCTTATAGGAATTCCGGGCTTATACACATTTCCACAGCCCCTATTACTATTACTATCTTTATTACTACTAATTAATTATATAAGCGAGGGTGCAAAATGAAATTTGAGATTATGAGAGATTGGTTGCTCGAAGGTTTAAATGATGTCATGAAAGCAATCAGTCAAAAAGTGACGAATCCAATTTTGACCGGAGTAAAAATCGAAGTGAACGAAAAAGGATTGACGATGACAGGAAGTGATTCGGATATTACGATCTGTACGTTTATTCCTGTTGAACAAGATGGTGAACAGATTATTCGCGTAGTTGAATCGGGTTCAATCATTCTTCAAGCAAAAGTATTTAGTGAAATCGTAAGAAAGCTCCCTACAAATGACGTCACGATTGAAGTTGAAAACGGCATGCAGACACAAATTCAATCAGGAAAGTCTGAATTCCATTTAATCGGCTCAAATTCAGATGATTATCCTGTACTCCCAAATGTTAAAGATGAATATCGTTTTTCTTTACCAGCAGACCTTATGAAAACGATTATTCGAGAGACAGTTTTTGCTGTCTCACAACAAGAAACTCGCCCGATTCTAACTGGCGTCCATTGGGAAACAGACGAAGAGAAGCTAGTATGTGTCGCAACAGATAGCCATCGTCTTGCTCGTCGTGAAATCCAACCTGAAAATATGCCTGAAAGTCCGTTCAGTGTAGTTATTCCAGGTAAGAGCCTTCAAGAATTGAATAAAATCCTTCCTGACAATGGAGATGTTGTTGAAATTGTCATTGCCGATCAACAAATATTATTTAAATCTAGAAATGTCCTGTTTTATTCTAGGTTGCTTGAAGGAAATTACCCAGATACGTCGAGACTGATTCCTTCAGAATATAAAACAAGTGTACAGGTCAATGGACGTAGCCTGTTGCAGGCCATTGATCGTGCTTCCTTGCTAGCCCGTGAAGAACGGAATAATATTGTCCGTTTCTCAGCAGATAGTGGAAAAGTAATTGAAATCTCCTCCAACTCACCTGAAGTCGGGAAAGTTGAGGAATTGATCGAAGCAATCGACGTAACTGGTGAAGATTTGAAAATCTCTTTCAGCGCAAAATATATGATGGATGCACTGAAAGCAATTGATGGACAGGATATTGCCATTCATTTCACAGGAGCAATGCGACCTTTCATCTTGAAATCAGCTGACAGCGATTCAATCTTGCAATTAATATTGCCAGTAAGAACGTTCTAACAAATATATGAAAAGCAGAACGTGGACTATGAATAAGTTCCACGTTCTGCTTTTTATATTTACTACTGAATCGGCATTATTTCACAATAATTGGAGACCCCCTTTTACTTACTGATGAAAGTTCGGTAAAATGGAATAACAGACTACTATGAGAAGGATTGAAGCTAAATGGAAAAAGTCATAATTGATACCGAATATATTACGTTGGGGCAAATGTTGAAAATGACCAACATCATCAGCTCTGGCGGAATGGCAAAATGGTTTTTAGGCGAACATACCGTTTATTTGAACGATGAAGAAGAAAATCGAAGGGGCAAGAAACTCTACGATGGTGATGTCGTGAACATCCCAGGGCAAGGTGAATTTAAAATATCCGCCACTAAAAACGGTCAAGTAGATGTACATTGAACGTCTTTCCCTGACGAACTTTAGGAATTACAGTTCTCTGGATTTGTCATTTTCTCCACAGATCAATGTATTGATTGGTGAAAATGCACAAGGAAAGACCAATATCATGGAGGCGATCTACGTATTGTCGATGGCAAAATCACATCGTACATCAAATGATCGTGAACTGATACGCTGGGATGAAGAGTATGGTAAAATAGATGGGGACATCCAACGGAAATACGGACGACTCCCGCTTGAATTGACCATTTCGAAAAAAGGCAAAAAGGCTCGTGTCAATCACTTGGAGCAAAACCGTCTTAGCCTTTATATCGGCCAGCTCAATGTGGTGATGTTTGCACCGGAAGATCTGAATCTTGTAAAAGGGAGCCCCCAAGTACGGAGACGCTTCCTAGACATGGAAATTGGACAGATATCTCCGGTTTATTTACATGATTTATTGACATTCCAGAAGGTTTTGAAACAACGGAATGCTATTCTTAAAGATAATAGGGGCAAGTTGGATTTTAAAGACGTCATGTTCGATATCTATACAGAACAATATATACAGGTTGCTGTGCAGATCATCCGCAAACGGTTCTATTTCGTCGAGCTGCTCCAAAAGTGGGCAGAACCTATCCACAAAGGGATTTCCCGGGGAATTGAGCAGTTGATTGTGACGTATGGAACATTAAAAGAGTTTGATTCTGGGCAGACTGCCGAACAGATGGAAGAAATACTCAGCCAAAAATTGCACGAATCGAGACGTCGAGAGCTTGAACGCGGGATGACTTTGATTGGCCCGCATCGTGACGATCTCCATTTTTTTGTGAACGGATATGATATCCAGACATACGGTTCACAAGGCCAACAACGGACAACCGCATTATCTCTTAAGCTTGCGGAAATTGATCTTGTTAAACAGGAAGTCGGAGAGACACCGGTTCTGCTGCTTGATGATGTGCTTTCTGAACTTGACGATTACCGTCAATCGCATCTGCTAAACACGATGCAAGGACAAGTTCAGACGTTCGTGACCACGACCAATATTGCAGGTTTGGATCATGAAGCGATACGCAACGCCAAGTTGTATGAAGTGACGGCGGGCCAAGTGGTCAAAGAGGAGTAATTCTTTCAGTCAAAAAACAATTATTTTAATTAACTATCGTAAAAGCTTGCCGATTGATTGATGTTCTGAAAGGAAAGGTGAACAGTTTGGCTATGGAAGAAAAAGAACTACAGACAGCTTATGATGCGAATCAGATTCAAGTCCTTGAAGGATTGGAAGCTGTGCGCAAGAGGCCAGGTATGTATATAGGTACAACGAGTTCGCGCGGTCTTCACCATCTTGTATGGGAAATTGTAGACAATAGTATCGATGAGGCACTTGCGGGGTATTGCGATCATATCGAAGTAACGATTGAAAAGGATAACTGGGTGCGTGTTGACGACAATGGACGCGGAATTCCAGTCGGCATTCAGGAGTCAACAGGTAGACCTGCCGTTGAAGTCATCATGACCGTCCTTCATGCCGGAGGTAAGTTCGGCGGTGGCGGATACAAAGTGTCAGGTGGATTACACGGTGTTGGGGCATCAGTCGTCAACGCATTGTCCGAAAAGACGGAAGTATATGTACGCCTCGATGGAAAAGTTCATTTCATCGAGTTTGAACGTGGACTTGTTTCGAAGGAATTGGAAGTCGTCGGTGAAACGGATGAAACAGGAACAAGCATCCGTTTCAAGGCAGATGCTGAAATTTTCACAGAGACGACAACTTATGAATATGACATTCTTGCACATCGTCTACGCGAACTTGCCTATCTAAACAGAGGATTGCGCATTACGATAACAGATGAGCGAGAAGGCGAAGAAGGTCATAAAGATACGTTTTACTATGAAGGCGGTATTAAGTCTTACGTTGAGCATTTAAATAAAAACAAAGAACCTATTCATGAAGAACCGATTTTCATAGAAGGTGAAAAAGATGGAATATCCATCGAAATCGCCATGCAATATAACAGCGGCTATGCTGAAAATCTGTTTTCATTTGCGAATAATATCAATACGTATGAAGGCGGAACGCATGAATCTGGCTTCAAGACCGCGTTGACACGTGTAGTAAACGACTATGCTAGGAAAAATAACTTGCTCAAAGAAGCGGACCCAAACTTATCCGGAGATGACGTGCGTGAAGGACTGACTGCAATCGTCTCGATTAAGCACCCAGATCCGCAATTCGAAGGGCAGACAAAAACAAAGCTCGGCAACTCTGAAGTAAGTACAATTACAAATGCTTTATTCTCAGAAGGGTTCCAGCGTTTCCTATTGGAAAATCCAATCACTGCGCGTCTCGTCATCGATAAAAGTTTGATGGCTGCTAGAGCTCGCCTTGCAGCAAAAAACGCACGTGAATTGACTCGACGTAAATCTGCGCTTGAAGTATCCAGCCTGCCTGGTAAACTGTCGGATTGTTCATCACGTGACCCTGCAATTAGTGAACTGTATATCGTTGAAGGTGACTCGGCAGGCGGTTCTGCAAAAAGCGGACGTGACCGACACTTCCAAGCTATCTTGCCATTGCGAGGAAAAATCTTGAACGTCGAGAAAGCCAGACTTGACCGAATTCTAGGTAATGCTGAAATACGTATGATGATCACAGCACTCGGAACCGGTATCGGCGACGAATTTGATTTGTCTAAAGCACGCTATCATAAAATTGTCATTATGACAGATGCCGACGTAGACGGTGCCCATATCCGGACGTTATTGCTGACGTTCTTCTTCCGTTTCATGCGTCCGTTGATTGAAGCAGGCTATATGTATATCGCTCAGCCACCGCTATATCGCGTGAAGCAGGGGAAAAACGAAGAGTATTGTTTTGATGAAGAACAGTTACAAGAAATATTAGCTCGTCTATCACCAGTTCCTAAACCAGTTATTACACGTTATAAAGGTCTTGGAGAAATGGACGCAACTCAATTATGGGAAACGACAATGGATCCGGATCAGCGGACGTTACTGCAAGTACAACTTGAAGATGCATTCGATGCGGATGCAACATTTGAACAGTTGATGGGTGATGAGGTAGAGCCGCGACGCAAATTTATCGAAGAAAATGCAATGTATGTAAAGAATCTCGATACCTGATTAAAAACATCTGTTAGGTGGGGGAAGTGGCATGCATCTTCATGCAGCCAACGATTCTTCCCACCGACAGCTTGAATAGATACACCCAGAATGAATGAACATGGACCTGCGGCAACAAGGGGCTTTGTTCAGTTGACAGGCTGTCCAAAAAGCGCCTGAGTTGAAAGGAGTTTGACGACAATATGGCAGATATGCCTAATCGTGGTGTCCAAGGCATCAATATCAGTACGGAGATGAAAACATCCTTCCTCGACTATGCGATGAGTGTTATCGTTTCGCGGGCATTACCGGATGTGAGGGACGGTTTGAAACCCGTTCACAGACGGATTCTCTATGCGATGCAAGACCTCGGGAACACTGCGGATAAACCCCATAAGAAATCAGCCCGTATCGTCGGTGACGTAATCGGTAAGTATCACCCGCACGGTGACAGTGCTGTTTACGATACGATGGTCAGGATGGCACAAGATTTCAACTATCGCTACATGCTCGTTGACGGACACGGAAACTTCGGTTCTGTCGATGGAGATGCTGCGGCAGCAATGCGTTATACAGAATCACGTATGTCACGCATTGCAATGGAACTGCTTCGTGACATCAATAAAGACACGATAGATTATCAAGATAACTATGATGGACAGGAGAGAGAACCAATCGTCCTGCCAAGCCGATTCCCAAACCTACTTGTAAACGGTACATCAGGAATCGCGGTTGGAATGGCGACAAACATCCCTCCCCACCATATCGGTGAAACAATTGACGGCGTACTCGCAATGGCGGATAACCCGGAAATTACGACAGAGGAACTGATGGAAATTATTCCAGGTCCAGATTTCCCGACGGGTGGAATTATCCTTGGCAGAAGTGGAATCAGAAGAGCGTACGAAACAGGACGCGGCTCTGTCATTATCCGCGGTAAAATCGAAATTGAACGGCATTCAAGCGGTAAAGAGACAATTATTGTAAATGAACTTCCTTATCAGGTAAATAAAGCACGTCTAATTGAAAAGATTGCCGAACTTGTCCGTGATAAGAAAATCGAAGGCATTACCCATTTAGCGGATGAATCGGATCGTACAGGGATGCGTATCGTTATTGAAGTACGCAGAGATGCAAACGTCCATGTCCTGTTGAATAATTTGTATAAACATACAGCGCTACAATCGAGTTTCGGTATCAATATGCTCGCTCTCGTTGATGGACAACCTAAAATTCTAGCGTTAAAAGAAATTCTTTATCATTACTTAGAACACCAGAAAGTGGTCATTCGCAGACGTACCCAATTCGAATTGAATAAAGCGGAAGACCGTGCACACATATTAGAAGGTCTGCGTATCGCGCTGGACCATATCGATGAGATCATTGCTCTCATTCGTGGCTCTAAAACGACTGATGAAGCAAAAACAGGTTTGATGGAGCGATTCAATCTATCTGAACGCCAATCTCAAGCTATCTTGGATATGCGACTTCAACGTCTGACAGGACTTGAGCGAGATAAAATCGAAAACGAATATCAGGAACTGCTTGTATTGATCGCTGAATTGCGTGCAGTGCTAGCAGATGAAGAAAAGGTTATCGAGATTATCCGTGAAGAACTTCTTGAAGTGAAACAGCGTTTTGAAGACAAACGGAGAACTGAAATCACTCTTGGCGGAGCTGAAATGCTTGAAGATGAAGATTTAATACCTGTTGAGAACTCCGTATTGACGTTAACGCATAACGGATACATCAAACGTCTTCCTGCAAGCACGTACCGAAGTCAACGCCGTGGTGGGCGCGGTATCCAAGGCATGGGAACGAACGACGATGACTTTGTAGAGCATCTACTAAACACGTCGACACATGATACGATCCTGTTCTTTACGAGCAGAGGACGTGTGTTCCGTAAAAAAGGCTATCAAGTACCTGAATTCAGTCGCACGGCCAAAGGTCTTCCAATCATTAACCTTTTGGATTTTGACAAGGAAGAAAAAGTGACGGCGATGATTCCGGTCGATAAGTTCGAAGAAGATAAGTATCTATTCTTTACAACGAAGCATGGGGTTGTCAAACGGACATCTGTTGCTGACTTCGCTAATATCCGTTCAAATGGGCTAATTGCCTTGACGTTACGTGAACAAGATGAATTGATTGGTGTGAAAATGACAACAGGTGATCAATTCATTGCAATTGGAACACGTGACGGCATGCTCATCAAATTCGATGAGCGCGATATCCGTTCAATGGGCCGTGTTGCTAGCGGAGTACGCGGTATCCGATTACGCGAAGGAGATATAGCTGTAGGCATGGATATTGTCTCTGAAGGAGATGAAATCCTTGTCGTTACAGAAAAAGGTTTCGGTAAACGAACTCCAGAAGATGAATACCGTATCCAGTCACGTGGCGGTTATGGCTTGAAGACTCTAAATGTGACAGACCGTAACGGACCGCTTGTCGCTATGAAAACGGTGGACGGCACAGAAGATCTTATGCTGATTACAATTCACGGTATTCTTATCCGAATGGATATAGAAGATATCTCGATAATAGGCCGTAGTACGCAAGGTGTCCGTCTGATCCGTCTTGGTGAAGATGAATACGTTGCAACTGTAGCCAAAGTCCAAAAAGATCCAGAAGATCCTTTTGACGAAGAAGAAACAGCAATCGTTGATGACATGGATGAATCTGTCGAGGAAACGGAAGAAGAAACAGTCTTGGAAACAGATGGTACTGAAACAGACAACGATCATACAGACGATGAGTAATAAGTAAATCACGATAGAAAGTTATTGAAACATGTAAATCTGTTTCAATAACTTTTTTTCTATCGTAAAATTTAAAAAACTAGCGTATACTAGTTCATAAGAAACGTGGGAAAGCGGTGAGACTTTAGAAATGGAAGTCTATAAGAATATTAGTGATCTGCGTGTTGGTATCATTCTTCTCGAAGATGTATTTGCTAATACGAAGTATCCGATCATGAGGAAAAACACTGAACTCTCATTTGAACATATTGAAGTGCTGCGGGACTTCGGTTTAAAACGAATTAAAGTCGAAGAGCGTGTCGCTAAAAAAGAACTTTCAGAAGTCGATCAGAATGCCCCGGTCAATCCGGAAGATATTCTTGAAAATATACCGATGAATCAATACTTGCTTAGAAAACAATACACAGATGCAGTCCGTGCTTATGAAAAAGAATTTAGTAATTGGCGTGCTGGCATTAAACCCGATATCGTCAAAGTCCGGGAATTCATCGTACCTTTAGTGGAACAGTACACTAAACAGAAAGATATGCTCGGGATGCTTAATGAATTCTCCATACCTGAAGATTACCTCTATCACCATTCTGTCGCAGTGGGAATCCTGTCAGCCGCAATTAGCAATCAGATGGGGATGGATAAAGGAGAAGTGCTTCAATTAGGACTAGCGGGGGCATTGGCCGATTGTGGAATGGCCAAAATTGACCCGACTATCTTGAGGAAAACTGCGTTTCTCACGAAAGAAGAATACAATGAAGTGAAAAAACATACATTGTTCAGCTTAAAAATGATTCAGGATACGCCATTGCTCCGTCAAGAAATGAAAATGGCTATCTTGCAACATCATGAAAGATTGGATGGAAGCGGTTATCCGCGAGGAGATAGGATGGATGCTATATCCGTTCATTCTCAAATTATTGCAGTTGCAGATGTCTTCCACGCAATGACAACAGAAAGATTGTATAGACCAAAAAATTCACCTTTTAAAGTGATTGAGATGATTAAAGAAGAGGAATTTGGTAAGTTCGATTTAAAAGTGGTGGAAGCATTGCACAAGCTTATCGGGCATCTGTCGATAGGTACAAGAGTAAAACTGACGGATGGAGAACTTGGAGAAATTATGTTTGTCCATCGGGATGCACCATTAAGACCAATGGTGAAGAAGAAATCAAACGGCATGATGATCGATCTCACAACGAATCGAAACTTGGCGATAGCTAAGATCTTGGATTGAGTTTGTCAGGGGGCTGTGCGGAAAGTCGGATTTGCTTCGACCTTCTGCACAGCCTTATCTCTTCTTATAGAAGGTAGTAGTCAAGATTGGTTATTATGGAACGATTTTTTGCATGATATAGGTTAAGATATTACTTAGCGTAACCGTTTTTTACTTCGGTGGTCCCCGATTTGCCAATTAGTATGGGGTAAAAGCTATACAGAACAATGGTTGTCATCGATAAGTAAGTTGCTTGCTAAATAACTTGGCGAAAAGTATTGCAAAGATAACAATAGGGTGTTATAGTAAATAACGTTGCACTTCCGATAAACGAAAACAACTTGAAAAACGAACTTAATTTTTTTTAAAAAAAGTTGTTGACAACGAGAGTGCGAGAATGGTATTATATAAAAGTTGCCTCTTAAAGAAGTACCCGACAATAGAAACCAAATGAACCTTGAAAACTGAACAGCAAAACGTCAACAATACAAGTTCTGCAGCCGGCTTGCCGGTGAAGGAACAAAACGAATCTTCGGATTCAAAATTGACATCTTAATTGATGCCAGCAAGAAATGAGCTATTCATTTTCTTTGTTTCTGGCGGTCGAGACGTAGTGCAGTGCTAGGAAGCAATGGAGTGAAGGAAGGAGCGTACACCAGTACGTGACTGACTGAACGACTGAAGCTGACAACGCAATGTGCTGCGTATCGACTAGCCAGTATTATGGAGAGTTTGATCCTGGCTCAGGACGAACGCTGGCGGCATGCCTAATACATGCAAGTCGAGCGGATTGATGGGAGCTTGCTCCCTGATATTAGCGGCGGACGGGTGAGTAACACGTGGGCAACCTGCCCTGCAGATGGGGATAACTCCGGGAAACCGGGGCTAATACCGAATAATCAGTTCCTTCGCATGAAGGAACTCTGAAAGACGGTTTCGGCTGTCACTGCAGGATGGGCCCGCGGCGCATTAGCTAGTTGGTGGGGTAATGGCCTACCAAGGCAACGATGCGTAGCCGACCTGAGAGGGTGATCGGCCACACTGGGACTGAGACACGGCCCAGACTCCTACGGGAGGCAGCAGTAGGGAATCTTCCACAATGGACGAAAGTCTGATGGAGCAATGCCGCGTGAGCGAAGAAGGTTTTCGGATCGTAAAGCTCTGTTGCGAGGGAAGAACAAGTACGGGAGTAACTGCCCGTACCTTGACGGTACCTCGTCAGAAAGCCACGGCTAACTACGTGCCAGCAGCCGCGGTAATACGTAGGTGGCAAGCGTTGTCCGGAATTATTGGGCGTAAAGCGCGCGCAGGCGGTCCTTTAAGTCTGATGTGAAAGCCCACGGCTCAACCGTGGAGGGTCATTGGAAACTGGAGGACTTGAGTACAGAAGAGGAAAGCGGAATTCCACGTGTAGCGGTGAAATGCGTAGAGATGTGGAGGAACACCAGTGGCGAAGGCGGCTTTCTGGTCTGTAACTGACGCTGAGGCGCGAAAGCGTGGGGAGCAAACAGGATTAGATACCCTGGTAGTCCACGCCGTAAACGATGAGTGCTAAGTGTTAGGGGGTTTCCGCCCCTTAGTGCTGCAGCTAACGCATTAAGCACTCCGCCTGGGGAGTACGGCCGCAAGGCTGAAACTCAAAGGAATTGACGGGGACCCGCACAAGCGGTGGAGCATGTGGTTTAATTCGAAGCAACGCGAAGAACCTTACCAGGTCTTGACATCCCACTGACCGGCATGGAGACATGTCTTTCCCTTCGGGGACAGTGGTGACAGGTGGTGCATGGTTGTCGTCAGCTCGTGTCGTGAGATGTTGGGTTAAGTCCCGCAACGAGCGCAACCCTTATTCTTAGTTGCCATCATTCAGTTGGGCACTCTAAGGAGACTGCCGGTGACAAACCGGAGGAAGGTGGGGATGACGTCAAATCATCATGCCCCTTATGACCTGGGCTACACACGTGCTACAATGGACGGTACAAAGGGCTGCAAACCCGCGAGGGCAAGCCAATCCCATAAAACCGTTCCCAGTTCGGATTGCAGGCTGCAACTCGCCTGCATGAAGCCGGAATCGCTAGTAATCGTGGATCAGCATGCCACGGTGAATACGTTCCCGGGTCTTGTACACACCGCCCGTCACACCA is a genomic window of Sporosarcina oncorhynchi containing:
- the recF gene encoding DNA replication/repair protein RecF (All proteins in this family for which functions are known are DNA-binding proteins that assist the filamentation of RecA onto DNA for the initiation of recombination or recombinational repair.), with translation MYIERLSLTNFRNYSSLDLSFSPQINVLIGENAQGKTNIMEAIYVLSMAKSHRTSNDRELIRWDEEYGKIDGDIQRKYGRLPLELTISKKGKKARVNHLEQNRLSLYIGQLNVVMFAPEDLNLVKGSPQVRRRFLDMEIGQISPVYLHDLLTFQKVLKQRNAILKDNRGKLDFKDVMFDIYTEQYIQVAVQIIRKRFYFVELLQKWAEPIHKGISRGIEQLIVTYGTLKEFDSGQTAEQMEEILSQKLHESRRRELERGMTLIGPHRDDLHFFVNGYDIQTYGSQGQQRTTALSLKLAEIDLVKQEVGETPVLLLDDVLSELDDYRQSHLLNTMQGQVQTFVTTTNIAGLDHEAIRNAKLYEVTAGQVVKEE
- a CDS encoding HD-GYP domain-containing protein yields the protein MEVYKNISDLRVGIILLEDVFANTKYPIMRKNTELSFEHIEVLRDFGLKRIKVEERVAKKELSEVDQNAPVNPEDILENIPMNQYLLRKQYTDAVRAYEKEFSNWRAGIKPDIVKVREFIVPLVEQYTKQKDMLGMLNEFSIPEDYLYHHSVAVGILSAAISNQMGMDKGEVLQLGLAGALADCGMAKIDPTILRKTAFLTKEEYNEVKKHTLFSLKMIQDTPLLRQEMKMAILQHHERLDGSGYPRGDRMDAISVHSQIIAVADVFHAMTTERLYRPKNSPFKVIEMIKEEEFGKFDLKVVEALHKLIGHLSIGTRVKLTDGELGEIMFVHRDAPLRPMVKKKSNGMMIDLTTNRNLAIAKILD
- the gyrB gene encoding DNA topoisomerase (ATP-hydrolyzing) subunit B — its product is MEEKELQTAYDANQIQVLEGLEAVRKRPGMYIGTTSSRGLHHLVWEIVDNSIDEALAGYCDHIEVTIEKDNWVRVDDNGRGIPVGIQESTGRPAVEVIMTVLHAGGKFGGGGYKVSGGLHGVGASVVNALSEKTEVYVRLDGKVHFIEFERGLVSKELEVVGETDETGTSIRFKADAEIFTETTTYEYDILAHRLRELAYLNRGLRITITDEREGEEGHKDTFYYEGGIKSYVEHLNKNKEPIHEEPIFIEGEKDGISIEIAMQYNSGYAENLFSFANNINTYEGGTHESGFKTALTRVVNDYARKNNLLKEADPNLSGDDVREGLTAIVSIKHPDPQFEGQTKTKLGNSEVSTITNALFSEGFQRFLLENPITARLVIDKSLMAARARLAAKNARELTRRKSALEVSSLPGKLSDCSSRDPAISELYIVEGDSAGGSAKSGRDRHFQAILPLRGKILNVEKARLDRILGNAEIRMMITALGTGIGDEFDLSKARYHKIVIMTDADVDGAHIRTLLLTFFFRFMRPLIEAGYMYIAQPPLYRVKQGKNEEYCFDEEQLQEILARLSPVPKPVITRYKGLGEMDATQLWETTMDPDQRTLLQVQLEDAFDADATFEQLMGDEVEPRRKFIEENAMYVKNLDT
- the yaaA gene encoding S4 domain-containing protein YaaA; the encoded protein is MEKVIIDTEYITLGQMLKMTNIISSGGMAKWFLGEHTVYLNDEEENRRGKKLYDGDVVNIPGQGEFKISATKNGQVDVH
- the gyrA gene encoding DNA gyrase subunit A, with protein sequence MADMPNRGVQGINISTEMKTSFLDYAMSVIVSRALPDVRDGLKPVHRRILYAMQDLGNTADKPHKKSARIVGDVIGKYHPHGDSAVYDTMVRMAQDFNYRYMLVDGHGNFGSVDGDAAAAMRYTESRMSRIAMELLRDINKDTIDYQDNYDGQEREPIVLPSRFPNLLVNGTSGIAVGMATNIPPHHIGETIDGVLAMADNPEITTEELMEIIPGPDFPTGGIILGRSGIRRAYETGRGSVIIRGKIEIERHSSGKETIIVNELPYQVNKARLIEKIAELVRDKKIEGITHLADESDRTGMRIVIEVRRDANVHVLLNNLYKHTALQSSFGINMLALVDGQPKILALKEILYHYLEHQKVVIRRRTQFELNKAEDRAHILEGLRIALDHIDEIIALIRGSKTTDEAKTGLMERFNLSERQSQAILDMRLQRLTGLERDKIENEYQELLVLIAELRAVLADEEKVIEIIREELLEVKQRFEDKRRTEITLGGAEMLEDEDLIPVENSVLTLTHNGYIKRLPASTYRSQRRGGRGIQGMGTNDDDFVEHLLNTSTHDTILFFTSRGRVFRKKGYQVPEFSRTAKGLPIINLLDFDKEEKVTAMIPVDKFEEDKYLFFTTKHGVVKRTSVADFANIRSNGLIALTLREQDELIGVKMTTGDQFIAIGTRDGMLIKFDERDIRSMGRVASGVRGIRLREGDIAVGMDIVSEGDEILVVTEKGFGKRTPEDEYRIQSRGGYGLKTLNVTDRNGPLVAMKTVDGTEDLMLITIHGILIRMDIEDISIIGRSTQGVRLIRLGEDEYVATVAKVQKDPEDPFDEEETAIVDDMDESVEETEEETVLETDGTETDNDHTDDE
- the dnaN gene encoding DNA polymerase III subunit beta — its product is MKFEIMRDWLLEGLNDVMKAISQKVTNPILTGVKIEVNEKGLTMTGSDSDITICTFIPVEQDGEQIIRVVESGSIILQAKVFSEIVRKLPTNDVTIEVENGMQTQIQSGKSEFHLIGSNSDDYPVLPNVKDEYRFSLPADLMKTIIRETVFAVSQQETRPILTGVHWETDEEKLVCVATDSHRLARREIQPENMPESPFSVVIPGKSLQELNKILPDNGDVVEIVIADQQILFKSRNVLFYSRLLEGNYPDTSRLIPSEYKTSVQVNGRSLLQAIDRASLLAREERNNIVRFSADSGKVIEISSNSPEVGKVEELIEAIDVTGEDLKISFSAKYMMDALKAIDGQDIAIHFTGAMRPFILKSADSDSILQLILPVRTF